Proteins from a genomic interval of Gopherus evgoodei ecotype Sinaloan lineage chromosome 7, rGopEvg1_v1.p, whole genome shotgun sequence:
- the VHL gene encoding von Hippel-Lindau disease tumor suppressor, with protein MPQELAAEQRGRLLRSLNTREPAHVIFCNRSPRVVIPIWLDFEGQPQSYPVLQPGTGRRMYSYLEHLWLFRDAETDDGLLVNQTELFVPTRNVNGQPIFANITLPVFSLKERCLQVIRSLVKPVDYRRLDIVRSLYEDLEDHPDIRKDLQRLSLERS; from the exons ATGCCGCAGGAGCTAGCGGCGGAACAGAGGGGACGGCTCCTGCGCTCTCTGAACACTCGGGAGCCCGCTCACGTGATCTTTTGTAATCGGAGCCCCCGGGTGGTCATCCCCATCTGGCTGGACTTCGAGGGCCAGCCACAGTCCTACCCGGTCCTGCAGCCGGGCACCGGCCGGCGGATGTACAGCTACCTCG AACATCTTTGGCTGTTCAGAGATGCAGAAACAGATGATGGACTTCTTGTCAATCAGACAGAGCTGTTTGTGCCTACTCGCAATGTGAATGGCCAGCCCATATTTGCAAATATCACACTTCCAG tgTTCAGTCTGAAAGAGAGGTGTCTTCAGGTTATTCGCAGTCTGGTAAAACCAGTGGACTACAGGAGATTGGATATTGTTCGGTCATTATATGAAGATCTGGAAGATCATCCCGACATTAGGAAGGATCTTCAACGGCTGTCTCTGGAAAGAAGTTAA